The Fusarium falciforme chromosome 7, complete sequence genome window below encodes:
- a CDS encoding FAD-binding PCMH-type domain-containing protein, whose protein sequence is MEEQGVDPFIGCHDFSKSILFVQEYVFNKSSTKDRESGRKVVKALLTEAEKDGFANYRSHVQHMDAVQKLYGFNGHIYRRFVETLKAAVDPNGLLSPGKQGIWPLKNVVHLPLRRN, encoded by the exons ATGGAAGAGCAGGGAGTTGACCCATTCATTGGCTGCCACGACTTTTCAAAGTCTATCCTCTTTGTTCAGGAGTACGTCTTTAACAAGAGTAGCACTAAGGACCGCGAGAGCGGCCGCAAGGTTGTCAAAGCCCTACTCACCGAGGCAGAGAAGGACGGGTTCGCGAATTATCGATCACATGTACAGCACATGG ACGCTGTCCAGAAACTATACGGCTTCAATGGCCACATCTACAGAAGATTCGTCGAGACTCTCAAG GCTGCTGTGGATCCAAATGGCCTCCTATCACCTGGAAAGCAGGGCATCTGGCCGCTGAAGAATGTGGTTCATCTACCTTTGCGCAGGAATTGA